In Kordiimonas sp. SCSIO 12610, the following are encoded in one genomic region:
- the galE gene encoding UDP-glucose 4-epimerase GalE has translation MKTILVPGGAGFIGSHTLRTLKASGYNVIALDNLSNGHRDSIENTVELLEGDIRDRNFLNTVFKTHSIDAVIHFAAFIEAGESVKAPLAFYENNVAGSLTLLNAMKDAGVDKIVFSSTAAVYGQPENNQKLLEGAKKHPINPYGDSKWMVECMLRDGAAAYGLKSIALRYFNAAGSAPDGGIGERHDPETHLIPLVLDAAMGVRPSIKIFGNDYDTPDGTCIRDYIHVCDLADAHVRALDHLFALDTGELDTGNSASDTETNTGFYDAFNLGNGKGFSVRQVIDTVKEVTGTDFTVENAPRRAGDPAFLVADATKARNALNWRPQYSDLADMVRHAYAFRRRHSSFKAA, from the coding sequence ATGAAAACGATATTGGTTCCGGGCGGAGCTGGCTTCATTGGCTCGCACACGCTCCGTACCCTTAAGGCATCGGGTTACAATGTGATTGCCCTTGATAACCTCTCAAACGGCCACAGGGATTCGATTGAAAATACGGTCGAATTATTGGAAGGCGATATTCGGGACCGTAATTTCCTGAACACGGTTTTCAAAACCCACTCAATTGACGCGGTTATCCATTTCGCAGCCTTCATCGAAGCGGGGGAAAGCGTAAAAGCCCCCCTAGCATTTTACGAAAACAATGTGGCCGGAAGCCTTACCCTTTTGAACGCGATGAAAGATGCAGGGGTTGATAAAATTGTATTTTCGTCAACTGCGGCCGTTTACGGCCAGCCCGAAAACAATCAAAAACTGCTGGAAGGCGCGAAAAAACATCCAATCAATCCCTATGGGGACAGCAAATGGATGGTAGAATGTATGCTAAGGGACGGCGCTGCCGCATACGGTCTTAAATCAATCGCGCTCAGGTATTTTAACGCGGCAGGAAGCGCACCGGATGGGGGGATTGGCGAGCGGCACGATCCTGAAACTCACTTAATCCCGTTGGTTCTGGATGCGGCCATGGGCGTGCGACCATCAATTAAGATATTCGGGAATGATTATGACACCCCTGACGGTACATGCATCCGCGATTATATTCATGTGTGTGATCTCGCTGATGCGCATGTACGTGCGCTTGATCATCTCTTCGCTCTGGACACAGGAGAGTTAGACACAGGCAACTCAGCGTCTGACACAGAAACCAACACCGGGTTTTACGACGCCTTTAACCTTGGAAACGGTAAAGGGTTTTCCGTACGGCAAGTGATCGACACGGTGAAAGAAGTTACAGGCACTGATTTTACAGTCGAGAATGCCCCGCGCCGTGCTGGCGACCCTGCTTTCCTGGTGGCTGATGCCACGAAGGCGAGGAACGCCCTTAATTGGAGACCTCAATATTCTGACTTAGCTGATATGGTGCGGCATGCCTACGCGTTCCGACGCCGTCACTCGTCCTTTAAAGCCGCATAA
- a CDS encoding glycosyltransferase, whose protein sequence is MRILFMHNNFPGQYRRIANYLKKNSNHEMAVATLETNKQQYNLPKVTYAPHREARKDTHPALIATERATIMGQAAYQALTKLKKTGNAPDIILAHSGWGGSMFLKDVFPDAKLLSYFEWYYYGRNSDSSFISGQEPDPNNQLRIRMKNTPILQDLAAMDWGQCPTAFQHSKLPKIFQKNVSVLHDGVDTEFFVPDDTAKLTINENVTLSADDEVITYVARGMEEYRGFPQFMEVVSELQKKRPRLHVVILGNDRVAYGAQRKDGKSFKEWALETFEFDHSRLHFMGLQPLGVFKRLMQISSAHVYLTAPFVLSWSMLEAMSAGALIVGSDTEPVKELISDGENGILVPFFDTAKIISQLDQILNEPQNYKIMRQKARETILERYSIRDLLPKYQQLIENVANGTQNSEN, encoded by the coding sequence ATGCGCATCCTTTTCATGCATAATAATTTTCCGGGCCAATATCGCCGAATCGCCAATTATTTGAAGAAAAATTCAAACCATGAAATGGCGGTAGCAACGCTTGAAACGAACAAGCAACAATATAATCTACCCAAGGTTACATATGCCCCGCACCGTGAAGCCAGAAAAGACACGCATCCTGCCCTCATTGCTACCGAGCGTGCGACAATTATGGGGCAGGCGGCTTACCAAGCTCTGACGAAATTGAAAAAAACGGGCAACGCACCTGATATCATATTGGCGCACTCTGGTTGGGGTGGGTCGATGTTTCTGAAGGATGTGTTCCCGGACGCAAAGTTGCTTAGTTATTTTGAATGGTATTATTACGGGCGCAATTCTGATAGTAGTTTTATCTCAGGTCAGGAGCCAGACCCCAACAATCAATTGCGAATCAGGATGAAAAATACGCCGATTCTTCAGGACTTGGCTGCTATGGATTGGGGGCAGTGTCCAACAGCTTTTCAACACAGCAAACTGCCGAAAATATTCCAAAAAAATGTGAGTGTGCTGCACGACGGCGTTGACACAGAATTTTTTGTACCTGATGACACGGCAAAGCTTACGATCAATGAAAACGTAACGTTGTCTGCCGATGACGAAGTAATTACCTACGTGGCTCGCGGGATGGAAGAGTATCGTGGCTTTCCGCAGTTTATGGAGGTTGTTTCCGAGCTTCAGAAAAAAAGACCCCGCTTGCATGTGGTAATTCTTGGTAATGACCGTGTGGCTTACGGCGCCCAGCGCAAGGACGGCAAAAGCTTCAAGGAATGGGCACTGGAAACCTTCGAATTTGATCATAGCCGCTTGCATTTTATGGGGCTTCAACCACTAGGCGTGTTCAAAAGACTAATGCAAATATCATCGGCACATGTTTATTTAACAGCACCTTTTGTACTCTCCTGGTCAATGCTGGAGGCAATGAGTGCCGGCGCGTTGATCGTTGGCTCAGACACAGAACCAGTCAAAGAGCTGATTTCCGATGGTGAAAATGGAATACTTGTACCATTTTTTGATACCGCGAAGATCATTTCGCAACTGGATCAGATTCTCAACGAGCCACAAAACTATAAAATTATGCGACAAAAAGCCCGAGAGACGATTTTAGAGCGTTATTCTATTCGCGATTTGCTCCCGAAATATCAGCAGCTTATTGAAAATGTTGCAAACGGGACACAAAATTCAGAGAATTAA
- a CDS encoding calcium-binding protein: MATFFGGDANDTVLGTADDDLFDGGGGNDSLTGGPGNDTLIGDDGNDTLNGGEGNDSLTGGDGTDSITGDEGDDIIDGGAGNDDIDGGEGNDQITLGGGSDTANGGLGDDNFFAGGNAAIDIDVLDGGDGADTLTFGNGLDVVNDNFTLSDIMGAAFNLTRGSGTQYQNTNIETLVFNNITVDLTSGDDQLFSNEDTIALTDGGAETQNVGLQVGRVDLDNGVAADVIAGVTLGTTAGQFRITAVNGVDIVVGGDPVQVENGTVSVTIGGTVTFTPNADVSNNVADSDADNPLSTLVLTYSNGETDPALLQTINQTVVVTNTADNNFDFDGEDGVLVSDDDNDTVVGGTGNDNLSTGGGVDEVTGGEGNDTVRAGDGNDTVDGNEGNDNLQGEAGDDTLNGNEGNDFITGGAGADEINGGDGDDQIFAGQTGVDGDGDPISSGNDTFNGDAGNDTVFAGDGDDTVDGGADDDVVGGGVGDDSVVGGTGNDNVFGGAGDDTLEGGDDNDTIFGGAETDPAATSADSIDAGAGNDQVFAGQGNDTVDGGAGNDELFSGAGVDFVEGGAGSDTIFGGAGNDVFYGGALGAADTDADTFAFFSGNGTDSIVDFDVANDILDLSGFDTPFANLQELVENAVAATRDVDLNGNGMIDAGEENQVGLLITNGDDQIFLIGIDEADLSVDNFIFTAPAADPMM; encoded by the coding sequence ATGGCGACTTTTTTTGGCGGCGATGCTAATGATACTGTATTAGGTACAGCCGATGATGATCTCTTTGATGGTGGCGGAGGTAACGACTCTCTCACTGGTGGTCCAGGTAATGATACTCTTATCGGTGATGACGGTAATGATACACTAAACGGCGGTGAAGGTAACGATTCACTTACTGGTGGTGACGGTACTGATTCAATCACTGGCGACGAAGGCGATGACATTATCGACGGCGGTGCTGGTAATGACGACATCGATGGCGGTGAAGGTAACGACCAAATCACACTAGGTGGCGGTTCAGATACTGCTAACGGTGGTTTGGGCGACGATAACTTCTTCGCAGGCGGTAACGCAGCGATTGATATCGATGTTCTTGATGGTGGCGACGGTGCTGACACACTAACATTCGGTAACGGTCTTGATGTTGTGAATGATAATTTCACTCTTTCGGACATCATGGGCGCGGCATTTAACCTTACTCGCGGCTCTGGTACACAGTACCAAAACACAAACATTGAAACGCTTGTTTTCAACAATATCACTGTTGATCTTACAAGTGGTGACGACCAGTTGTTCTCAAATGAAGACACAATTGCTCTAACCGATGGTGGTGCTGAGACACAGAATGTCGGTTTGCAGGTTGGTCGTGTTGACCTTGACAACGGCGTAGCAGCCGATGTTATTGCTGGCGTTACACTCGGTACAACAGCTGGTCAGTTCCGTATTACAGCTGTTAACGGCGTGGACATCGTAGTTGGTGGTGACCCTGTTCAGGTTGAAAATGGTACAGTTTCCGTAACTATCGGCGGTACCGTAACATTCACACCGAATGCTGACGTTTCCAACAACGTTGCAGATAGTGATGCTGATAACCCACTGTCAACGCTTGTATTGACATACTCAAACGGTGAAACTGACCCAGCTCTGCTTCAAACTATCAACCAGACAGTTGTTGTTACAAATACAGCTGACAATAACTTCGACTTCGATGGTGAAGACGGTGTTCTTGTAAGTGACGACGACAACGACACAGTTGTTGGTGGCACTGGTAATGACAACCTTTCAACTGGTGGCGGCGTTGACGAAGTGACCGGTGGTGAAGGTAACGATACAGTACGTGCTGGCGACGGTAACGACACTGTAGACGGCAACGAAGGTAATGATAACCTTCAGGGTGAAGCAGGCGACGATACTCTAAACGGTAACGAAGGCAATGACTTCATTACTGGTGGTGCTGGTGCAGATGAAATCAACGGCGGTGACGGCGATGATCAAATCTTTGCTGGTCAAACTGGTGTTGACGGCGACGGTGATCCGATTTCGTCTGGTAATGACACATTCAACGGTGATGCAGGTAACGATACTGTATTCGCTGGTGACGGTGACGATACTGTAGACGGTGGTGCTGACGATGATGTTGTTGGTGGCGGCGTTGGCGACGACTCAGTTGTTGGCGGTACTGGTAACGACAACGTATTCGGTGGTGCTGGTGATGATACACTAGAAGGTGGCGACGATAACGACACTATCTTCGGTGGTGCTGAAACTGATCCTGCTGCTACTTCTGCTGACTCTATCGATGCAGGTGCAGGTAACGACCAAGTATTCGCTGGTCAAGGTAACGACACAGTTGATGGTGGTGCTGGTAACGACGAATTGTTCTCAGGCGCTGGTGTTGACTTCGTAGAAGGTGGTGCAGGTTCTGACACAATCTTCGGCGGTGCTGGTAACGATGTATTCTATGGTGGTGCTCTTGGTGCAGCTGACACAGATGCAGATACTTTTGCATTCTTCAGCGGCAACGGCACAGACAGCATTGTAGACTTTGATGTTGCAAATGATATTCTTGACCTCAGCGGTTTCGATACACCATTTGCTAACCTACAAGAGCTTGTAGAGAACGCAGTTGCAGCAACGCGTGATGTTGACCTTAACGGTAACGGCATGATCGACGCTGGTGAAGAAAACCAGGTTGGTTTGTTGATTACTAACGGCGACGACCAGATCTTCCTCATCGGTATTGACGAAGCTGATCTTTCTGTTGATAACTTCATCTTTACAGCACCTGCTGCTGACCCAATGATGTAA
- a CDS encoding type I secretion system permease/ATPase, which produces MSLVKNYQDELEVLKKSLLRAGGYAFLSSLCLLVVPMYLFMIYDRVLFSQSVPTLISLSFIAFVILVSYGVLDTAKLYLLAKAGVEFDNKFSGPLLAGELGRQNDASPQSIKDLTLIRQTLATPSFAAIFDLPVMPLYFLIVFLINFWLGVVVVVGAALLFGLTLLSERLNGPLTQEATKSGMVSSRSMEMHFAQQEIIRAQGLYREAVNDWGRYQSKFLSQFVTSFTRQAAFTSVSKSTRQLIQISLIGVGAYLVLNPDYGVNPGVIFATSVVGSRALAPIEAIVGGWRNLKQANEARKRLMVRLEDITIPDKKTPLPAPKGQISLERVIYVPRPGTPPILKGITGNIAAGDSVAIIGPSGAGKSTLARILVGYLEPSAGSVRLDGQTLKAWDPVARGLHVGYMPQQVSFFEATIGENIARLRRQDPAELAVQAAQLVGVHDLIMQFPQGYDTLISRGYFYPSGGQSQLLGLARAFYGNPSVVVLDEPNAALDQLGEQIFHRTLAIAKKKKITTIVVTQRPTVLQFVDKVMILKDGVIDAFGPKDEVMKSNRVRAVSSKSNARSKAPAEQSSQDNTQNPNAVSQDSKSESDSIQAKKPQNGSEG; this is translated from the coding sequence ATGTCACTGGTTAAAAATTATCAAGACGAACTGGAAGTCTTAAAGAAATCACTACTCAGGGCTGGTGGATATGCATTTCTTTCAAGTCTTTGCCTCCTTGTTGTGCCCATGTATCTATTCATGATCTATGACAGGGTCTTGTTTTCACAGAGTGTTCCAACCTTAATTTCGCTTTCTTTCATTGCGTTTGTGATTTTGGTGTCATACGGTGTTCTAGATACAGCAAAACTTTATTTGCTTGCCAAGGCGGGGGTGGAATTTGACAATAAATTCTCGGGCCCATTGCTAGCGGGTGAACTTGGGCGGCAGAATGACGCCAGCCCACAGAGTATTAAAGATCTTACTCTTATTCGTCAGACACTTGCTACACCTTCGTTTGCGGCGATATTTGATTTGCCGGTTATGCCACTCTATTTTCTGATTGTTTTTTTGATTAACTTTTGGCTTGGCGTTGTTGTTGTCGTAGGAGCGGCTCTTTTGTTTGGTCTGACATTATTGTCTGAACGCTTGAATGGCCCACTTACTCAAGAAGCTACTAAGTCAGGTATGGTATCTTCGCGTTCCATGGAAATGCATTTTGCTCAGCAAGAAATCATTCGAGCGCAAGGTTTGTACCGCGAAGCTGTGAATGATTGGGGTAGGTATCAAAGTAAGTTTTTGTCACAGTTTGTGACTTCGTTTACGAGGCAGGCTGCATTCACATCAGTTTCCAAGTCCACTCGACAGCTCATTCAAATATCGTTGATTGGCGTTGGCGCCTATCTGGTCCTAAACCCTGATTACGGTGTAAACCCGGGGGTCATTTTCGCGACCTCTGTTGTAGGTTCACGGGCGCTTGCCCCTATTGAAGCAATTGTAGGTGGTTGGCGTAACCTTAAGCAAGCGAACGAGGCACGAAAGCGCCTTATGGTCCGTCTCGAAGACATTACAATTCCTGATAAAAAGACGCCGCTTCCAGCGCCGAAAGGGCAGATATCCCTTGAGCGCGTAATCTATGTACCGCGCCCGGGTACCCCTCCAATCCTGAAAGGAATCACAGGAAATATAGCAGCGGGGGACAGTGTCGCCATTATTGGCCCGTCTGGTGCAGGTAAGTCAACGCTTGCTCGAATATTGGTTGGATACCTCGAACCATCAGCAGGTAGTGTAAGGCTCGATGGTCAAACCCTCAAAGCCTGGGACCCGGTAGCTCGTGGCCTACATGTTGGGTATATGCCGCAACAGGTTAGTTTTTTTGAAGCTACAATTGGCGAAAATATTGCCCGTTTGCGTCGACAGGATCCAGCGGAATTGGCAGTTCAGGCTGCACAACTTGTCGGGGTACATGACCTCATAATGCAATTTCCGCAAGGGTATGATACACTTATATCTCGCGGGTATTTTTACCCCTCCGGCGGCCAAAGTCAGTTGCTCGGGCTAGCACGCGCTTTTTATGGCAATCCATCAGTTGTTGTTCTTGATGAACCAAACGCCGCGTTGGACCAATTAGGTGAACAGATTTTTCATCGAACTCTTGCAATCGCCAAGAAAAAGAAAATAACAACAATTGTTGTCACACAGCGACCGACGGTTCTTCAGTTCGTTGATAAAGTGATGATATTGAAAGACGGTGTGATTGATGCATTTGGCCCTAAAGATGAGGTTATGAAAAGCAACCGCGTACGAGCTGTTAGTAGTAAGTCAAACGCAAGGTCAAAGGCGCCAGCTGAGCAGTCATCACAAGATAATACTCAAAATCCAAATGCAGTGTCACAAGATAGTAAGTCGGAAAGTGACTCCATTCAGGCGAAAAAGCCACAAAATGGTTCGGAGGGTTAA
- a CDS encoding HlyD family type I secretion periplasmic adaptor subunit, with protein MTSQDSKPVAVVGNNLPSKLEDTFDPASLQDWHKTVETDQKLLMKIALFVLIGIFGIGGIWSAVAPIGQAVIASGRIVAEGRNRVIQHLEGGIIDEIYVREGDQVKKGDPLALLDATQTGAQLENFKIQRAILLVQLARRRAEVSNSETIEFPTNFEKDVLTHPKVQETIQNQQTEFNALRAVGEAEVVLLNSNIAAEEADLESNAVTLASFQKQLAFAREELSGIQELYEKGYAPKSDLLRLQRQEEDIKRRIEEVEFINERTRQAIIGFQNQIKQVGLNYNRDAAAQIVDLQVTLNETEQNITRLEDIATRGLITAPVDGTVFGIATTTLGAVLRPGDTLFEMFPDGEGLRIEARVQIKDIELVSEGQDADIVFPSNRGQADAPVKGKVTYLSRTSVVTEQNPEGFYIAHVSLDLSDVDQLILPGNSAEVYLKTEERTFLQIVTEPISRFAFKAFKG; from the coding sequence ATGACTTCACAGGACTCAAAACCGGTCGCGGTTGTAGGTAATAATTTACCTTCAAAACTAGAAGATACTTTTGATCCCGCCTCCTTACAAGACTGGCATAAGACGGTTGAAACAGATCAAAAACTTCTGATGAAGATTGCCTTGTTTGTTCTTATTGGAATTTTTGGTATCGGCGGAATATGGTCTGCGGTAGCACCGATTGGCCAAGCCGTCATTGCGAGTGGCCGTATTGTGGCTGAAGGGCGCAACCGTGTGATCCAGCACCTTGAAGGCGGGATCATTGACGAAATTTATGTTCGTGAAGGCGACCAGGTTAAAAAGGGGGACCCGCTTGCGCTGTTGGATGCAACGCAAACCGGAGCCCAGCTTGAAAACTTTAAGATCCAACGCGCTATTTTGCTGGTGCAGCTTGCCCGCCGCCGCGCCGAAGTTAGCAATAGCGAAACCATTGAATTTCCGACGAATTTTGAGAAAGACGTATTAACTCATCCAAAAGTTCAGGAAACAATTCAAAACCAACAAACTGAATTTAATGCTTTGCGCGCAGTTGGTGAAGCTGAAGTTGTTCTATTGAATTCGAATATTGCCGCAGAAGAAGCAGATTTGGAAAGCAATGCCGTAACCCTTGCTTCATTTCAAAAACAGCTTGCGTTCGCTCGTGAGGAACTCTCCGGTATTCAAGAGCTTTACGAGAAAGGGTATGCGCCTAAATCCGATCTGTTGCGACTTCAAAGGCAAGAAGAGGACATTAAGAGACGGATTGAGGAAGTTGAATTTATTAATGAACGCACACGTCAAGCCATCATTGGTTTTCAAAATCAGATCAAACAGGTTGGTTTGAATTATAACCGTGATGCCGCTGCGCAAATTGTTGATTTGCAAGTTACATTAAATGAGACAGAGCAAAATATTACACGCCTGGAAGATATTGCAACGCGCGGCCTTATTACGGCCCCCGTTGACGGAACGGTATTTGGTATTGCGACAACAACATTAGGTGCGGTTCTGCGACCGGGTGATACTCTATTTGAAATGTTCCCAGATGGTGAAGGTCTAAGGATTGAAGCTCGGGTTCAAATCAAGGATATCGAACTTGTGAGTGAAGGGCAGGATGCTGATATTGTTTTCCCTTCAAATCGGGGCCAGGCAGACGCACCGGTTAAAGGCAAAGTGACCTACCTTTCTAGAACATCTGTCGTAACCGAACAGAATCCAGAAGGCTTCTATATAGCCCATGTTTCCCTCGACCTCAGTGATGTGGATCAATTAATCCTTCCAGGCAACTCGGCCGAAGTTTACTTGAAGACCGAAGAGCGGACATTTCTGCAAATCGTTACAGAGCCAATTTCCCGTTTTGCCTTTAAAGCGTTTAAAGGCTAA
- a CDS encoding DUF6212 domain-containing protein: MSDGGTIKYSEHSTPSITQAAFQSLYGSDFAVITEARFAKQVNGSPLRFADIIVLNSDGLLVSYDEFNGAQFSPIKSMVGSPVGLRVFVSENRNKAQIKTISDYCHGQDLLGPPYHVDKLGLFGRKLERKLLKCFVKFYREIKCDNTEARHALATLRLDYEKSQRKLDKAVRLAEGLGYSGYSLAYEVPVGKRTIGPDADLNVGCVSQHLPVDLAGLYGVELYVVNPKDVGRLEITVLRTADSLFASHFIVDGKDLIHGWNLFELDYVRDDLVGEARLEIHWHDCDDKTNLLALSDKKATRFGINSKASDLDVTDTLSLRLWQGLTQASNGTETAKVSDVPQLQLASIEAPVQHTTTAKNTMQVYKFPEVASRIGFVHGEEKHQKLFYDLDFWPLMLSEDLGYMQTHPLTDELSGAIMYSGVPESAKTIRAKVRTAHEAAPELLYILARVPSELSSDIGLIKEVLAHAGNVDNAGMAKGYHEASGIVWSSLMLPADKPGLLQLDFDEKTKGAGDLLFATMPKDGDVSWGWCRWYSLYVDAEIQSPTPSKMADAADDEAK; encoded by the coding sequence ATGTCTGATGGGGGCACTATTAAGTATTCTGAACACTCAACGCCGTCTATTACTCAGGCGGCGTTTCAAAGCCTGTATGGCTCCGATTTTGCTGTCATTACTGAGGCCAGATTTGCGAAACAGGTGAACGGGTCTCCGCTTCGTTTTGCCGATATTATTGTCCTCAATTCTGATGGGCTTTTGGTGTCCTACGATGAATTTAACGGGGCACAGTTTTCACCAATTAAGTCGATGGTAGGCAGCCCTGTTGGCCTTCGGGTTTTTGTTTCAGAAAACCGGAATAAAGCACAGATCAAAACGATCTCGGATTATTGCCACGGACAGGATCTGCTGGGACCGCCGTATCATGTTGATAAACTTGGCCTTTTCGGACGCAAGTTAGAGCGTAAATTATTGAAATGCTTTGTTAAATTTTACCGAGAGATCAAGTGCGATAATACTGAAGCGCGCCATGCGCTCGCAACCTTACGATTAGACTATGAAAAATCACAGCGTAAGTTGGACAAGGCAGTACGTCTTGCCGAAGGGCTCGGTTATAGCGGCTATTCACTTGCCTATGAAGTGCCTGTTGGTAAACGAACAATCGGCCCAGATGCGGATTTGAATGTTGGGTGTGTGTCCCAGCATCTTCCTGTTGATTTAGCAGGCCTGTATGGTGTTGAACTTTATGTGGTCAATCCAAAGGATGTTGGTAGACTTGAGATTACAGTCTTGAGGACAGCCGATAGCCTGTTCGCTAGTCATTTTATCGTAGACGGTAAAGACCTGATACACGGTTGGAACCTGTTTGAACTTGATTATGTGCGTGATGACCTAGTCGGTGAAGCGAGATTAGAAATTCACTGGCATGACTGTGATGATAAAACCAATTTACTTGCGTTATCGGATAAAAAAGCAACCCGTTTTGGTATCAATTCGAAAGCCTCTGATCTGGATGTGACTGATACTTTGTCGCTCAGGCTTTGGCAGGGATTAACGCAAGCGAGCAACGGCACAGAGACTGCAAAAGTTTCGGATGTACCGCAACTTCAGTTAGCGAGTATTGAAGCGCCCGTTCAGCATACAACTACTGCTAAAAATACGATGCAAGTCTACAAGTTTCCAGAAGTGGCATCGCGTATCGGTTTCGTTCATGGTGAAGAAAAACACCAGAAACTATTCTATGACCTGGATTTCTGGCCTCTCATGTTAAGTGAAGATTTAGGATACATGCAGACGCACCCGCTTACAGATGAGCTATCAGGTGCTATCATGTATTCCGGGGTTCCTGAAAGTGCTAAAACTATTCGTGCTAAAGTTCGAACGGCACATGAGGCAGCGCCTGAATTACTCTATATTCTTGCGCGTGTGCCCAGTGAGCTTTCAAGCGATATTGGTCTAATCAAGGAAGTGCTGGCCCATGCGGGTAATGTTGATAATGCAGGAATGGCTAAAGGGTATCATGAAGCATCTGGTATTGTCTGGTCTTCATTAATGTTACCTGCGGATAAACCTGGGTTGCTTCAACTTGATTTCGATGAGAAAACAAAAGGCGCAGGCGATTTGTTATTTGCGACAATGCCTAAGGACGGTGATGTTTCGTGGGGCTGGTGCCGTTGGTATTCTCTGTATGTTGACGCTGAAATTCAAAGCCCAACGCCATCAAAAATGGCTGACGCTGCGGATGATGAAGCCAAGTAA